The genomic segment CACGAGCGCAAAAAAGACCTGGCACGCATCACCAAGGAGCAGCGTGTTGCCCCCGAGAGCAACTACTGTTTCGGCGAGGGAGGCGCGGGAGCCTATTCCGACGGCAAGCTCTACACCCGCTCGAAGAAACGTGGAAGCGTGGAGAAAATACTCAGCGTGTTCTGCCAGCATGGCGCCTCGACCGATATCCTTGCCGATGCCCATCCGCATATCGGAACCGACAAACTGCCGCAAGTCATCGAAAACATGCGCAACACCATCCTCCGATGCGGCGGTGAAGTGCACTTCGAAACCAAGATGACCCGCCTCATTATCGAAGGCGACAGCGTGAAAGGTTGCGTGGCAGGCGGAAAAGAGTGGATAGGACCAGTCATTCTCGCCACCGGACATTCAGCCCGAGACGTCTATCGCTATCTCTCAGAAGCGAAAATCGACATCGAGCCCAAAGGTATCGCCGTCGGCGTGCGACTCGAACATCCCGCGCAGCTCATCGACCAGATACAATACCATCGCAAAGACGGGCGGGGAAAATACCTCCCAGCCGCCGAATACGCCTTCGTGACGCAGGTCGAAGGGCGCGGAGTCTATTCCTTCTGCATGTGCCCGGGAGGCTTCGTCATCCCCGCAGCCACCGACAAGGAGCAGCTCGTCGTCAACGGCATGAGCCCCAGCAGCCGAGGCACCCAGTGGAGCAACAGCGGAATGGTCGTCGAAGTGCGCCCCGAAGACATCCCGGCAATGTATGACCAAGCCCCGGCAGACACACTCTCCGTGATGCACTTCCAGGAACACCTCGAGCGCATGGCATGGCAGCAGGGAAACATGCGGCAGACAGCACCCGCACAGCGCATGGCAGACTTCGTGAACAACCGCCTCTCATACGACCTGCCACGCTCCTCATACGCCCCCGGACTCCTCTCGAGCCCCCTGCACTTCTGGTTGCCGGCAGCCATCTCGCACCGCCTGCAAGAAGCCTTCAAGACATTTGGCAGACAGGCTCACGGCATTCTCACCAACGACGCCACGCTCATAGCCATCGAGACACGCACATCGTCGCCCCTACGCATCCTGCGCAGCCCCGACACCCTCCAGCATGTGCGCATCAGCGGACTATTCCCCTGCGGCGAAGGCGCCGGCTATGCCGGTGGCATCGTCTCGGCAGCCATCGACGGCGAGCGGTGTGCCGAAATGTGTAAGGAATTGATGGGGTCCTGAAACTGCGTCATAGTGTTGTTTCGAAATCTCGCTGTCATGCGGTGTAAATTCGGTGAAGATTACCACAAATCATGCCCTGTATAAACATACAGAAAAGGGTGTATAAACATGCAGTTGAACTTTCGTTTTCCAAAAGTTGAAGTTTTGCGCTCTAAAAGTTCAACTTTTGCGTCCTGAAAGTTCAACTTTTGCAAGCTGAAAGTTGAACTTTTGGAAAGCGGCATCTAATCTCTTAAAAATCAACGGTTTACATAATGACTTGCACTCGTTTTACCCTTGCATAAATATACAAAGGCAGCAAGCTGCTAAGCGACGAAATGCGAAATTGTCAAACTTGCGTTGATGAGGTGTGGGCGAACGGGTTGGTAAAGATACGAAAAAGGCTCTCGGTGTATGTGCCGAAAGCCTTTTTCGTTTGCCGGTATTGTATTATTTCCTACAAATTGCTGTAGTCGCCCTCGAATGTGGGGAAGTAGTTGGCGCCCATGCGTCCGCTTGTGAGTCCTAATCGGAGCCATTTCATGCGTTGTGCGGAGGTGCCGTGGGTGAAGGATTCGGGTTGTGAGTAGCCTTGTGCCTTCTCTTGCAGGTAGTTGTCGCCGATGTGCTGCGCGCAGTTGATGGCGTCGCGTATGTCGCTGTCGTCGATGGAGTTGAAGTTCTGGTCTTCGTAGTATCCCCATACGCCGGCGTAGTAGTCGGCAAGTAGTTCGAGGCGTACGCTCAGCTGGTTGGCTTTCGTCTTGCTTGACTGCTGCATTTGTGCGTGGCACTTGCCGAGAATGCCGAGCAGGTTTTCCACGTGGTGTCCCACTTCGTGTGCGATGACGTATGCCCGCGCGAAGTCACCGCCCGAGTTGAGCTGTGTTTCCATCTGTTTGAAGAACGACAGGTCGATGTAGAGCTTCTGGTCGCCCGAGCAGTAGAATGGTCCTACGGCTGAGGTTGCTCCGCCGCATGCGCTCTGCACGCTGTTGGTGAAGAAGACGATGGTGGGTGGGGTGTAGGTCTTTCCCATTCTCCGGAACACTTCTGTCCATACGTCTTCGGTCGATGCGAGCACTTGTTTGCAGAACTTCACTTGTGCTTCTTCCTCTGGGGTTGATACGTATTCGCCGGTGGGTTGTTCCATTTGCTGTGTTCCCACTTGTTGCAGGATGTCTCCAAGATTCAGGTTTCCACCGCCGAGCAGTGAGAAGAGCACCACCATGATGATGCCTCCGATACCTCCGATGCCGGCTTTCATGCCGGTACTCATACCTCTTCTGTCTTCAAAATTTTCGCTTTCGCGTCTTCCGTCAAGTCTCATTTTGATTTATTTTTTTTGATTTATTTGAATGCAAAGATAGCAATATTTTTCTAAAAACGTGTTTTTATCGTTATTTTTTGAGTGGTGTGTGTCAGTTGTCCGTTCCTTATATATATAATAATGTGTTGTGTTTTCTTGTCAGACGGGACTGACAATTTGGTCTTTTTCAGGTGTCAGAACTGACAAGTTGGCGTTTTGGCACGGTTTTCGCTATGAAGGAAAATAGAATTTACTAATTATTAAACAATAAAAAACTTAGAATTATGAACATTCAACCATTAGGAGACCGCGTGCTTGTAGAACCGGCAGCGGCAGAAGAGAAAGTTGGCGGCATCATCATTCCCGATACCGCAAAGGAGAAACCTCTACACGGAAAGATTGTGGCTGTGGGCAACGGCACGAAGGATGAGGAGATGATTCTCAAGGCAGGCGACGAGGTGTTGTACGGAAAATATTCGGGCACGGAACTCGAGCTTGAGGGTGTTAAATATCTGATGATGCGCCAGAGCGATGTACTGGCTATTATCAAGTGATTTTTGGAATGACGTAATAACGAAATAACGAAAAAATCATATAACTATGGCAAAGGAAATAAAATTTGAGATGGAAGCCCGCGACCTTTTGAAGAAAGGTGTCGATCAGTTGGCTAACGCAGTAAAAGTGACATTGGGTCCGAAGGGGCGCAATGTGGTGATTGAGAAGAAGTTCGGTGCTCCGCAGATAACGAAAGACGGTGTGACCGTTGCGAAGGAGATTGAACTGGAAGACCACTTTGAGAATACCGGTGCGCAGCTGGTGAAGAGCGTGGCTTCAAAGACGGGCGATGATGCCGGTGACGGTACGACGACTGCCACCATCCTTGCACAGGCAATCGTGACGGAAGGTTTGAAGAACGTGACCGCCGGTGCCAACCCGATGGACCTGAAGCGCGGTATCGACAAGGCTGTCAAGGCTGTGGTGGAATACATCCAGGGCAAGGCAGAGAAGGTGGACGACAACTACGACAAGATAGAACAGGTGGCGACCGTCAGCGCAAACAACGACCCCGAAATCGGTAAGCTGCTGGCTGACGCTATGCGCAAGGTGTCGAAAGACGGTGTCATCTCTATCGAAGAGAGCAAGAGCCGCGACACACACATCGACGTGGTGGAAGGAATGCAGTTCGACCGCGGCTATCTGTCGGGCTATTTCGTGACCGATACCGACAAGATGATGTGCGTGATGGAGCATCCTTACATTCTTATCTACGACAAGAAGATTTCTAACATCAAGGAGTTCCTGCCTATCCTGCAACCTGCAGCCGAGAGCGGACGCCCGTTGCTCGTCATTGCTGAAGACGTTGACTCTGAAGCGCTGACGACACTCGTTGTGAACCGCTTGCGCTCGAACCTGAAGATATGTGCCGTGAAGGCTCCGGGCTTCGGCGACCGCCGCAAGGCAATGCTCGAAGATATCGCCGTGCTGACAGGCGGAACGGTTATCAGCGAAGAGAAAGGTCTGTCGCTGGAGCAGGCAACACTCGAGATGCTCGGAACGTGTGAGAAGGTGGAAATCTCGAAAGACAACACAACCATCGTCGGTGGTGCCGGAACAAAACAGGCGATTGCCGACCGCGTGGCAGCTATCAAGAACGAGATTGCCAACACGACCAGCTCTTACGACAAGGAGAAACTCCAGGAACGTCTGGCAAAACTCTCCGGTGGCGTGGCTGTGCTCTATGTAGGTGCTAACAGCGAAGTGGAAATGAAGGAGAAGAAAGACCGCGTTGACGATGCGCTTTGCGCTACTCGTGCAGCCATCGAGGAAGGCGTTGTTGCCGGTGGTGGTATCACCTATATCCGCGCACTCGATGCTCTGAAAAAAATAAAGGGCGACAATGCCGACGAGCAGACGGGTATTAACATCGTTGAGCGTGCCATCGAAGAACCGCTCCGCCAGATTGTTCTCAACGCTGGTGGCGAAGGAGCAGTTGTCGTTCAGAAGGTGCGTGAGGGCAAGGACGACTTCGGTTACAATGCCCGCACCGATGCTTATGAAGACATGCGCAAGGCAGGTGTCATCGACCCGGCGAAGGTTGCCCGAGTGGCACTCGAAAACGCAGCATCAATCGCAGGTATGTTCCTCACGACAGAATGCCTGATTGTTGACAAACCGGAAGACACTCCGGCAATGCCGATGGGTAACCCGGGCATGGGCGGTATGATGTAATCAATAACATGATTGTTTGAATATGAAAGAAGGCTGGGCAGCGGAAGTTGCCCGGCTTTTTTGTTCATATACCTGGGCGTGATTCCGAATAAATAGCTTCCGACCGAAGAATAAAAGTGAACCTATTCTTGCTCGCTTAATCGGATTTTTTCGTAATTTTGCAAACAGAAGAAAAGAATGAGACATGGAGCAGCTATTATCACTCTATGAAAAATGGAAGGGGCAGCAGCCCGCCAAGGTGGACAAACTGGCAGGTGCGGGCAGCAACCGCACCTATTATCGCCTGTGCGATGCAGATGGCGAGAGCGTCGTGGGCGTCATCGGCACGAGCCGTGACGAGAACCACGCCTTCACGTACCTTGCCAATCACTTCACACATCGTCAGTTGCCCGTTCCCCGAATCCTTGCCGTGAGCGACGACGGCATGCGCTATCTGCAGAGCGATTTGGGAAGCCGTTCGCTCTTTGATGCCATTCAGGGCGGCAGGGAAGCAGGCGGAAGATACAACTTGGAAGAACAAGAACTCTTGAGGCGCACCATCCGCGAGCTTCCGAACATACAGATACGCGGCGCGAGAGGATTGGAGTGGGAGAACTGCTATCCGCAGCCGGAGTTCGATATGGACGGGGTGATGTTCGACTTGAACTATTTCAAGTATTGTTTCCTGAAGGCTACCGACCTTGATTTCCATGAGTTGAAGCTCGAAGCCAATTTCCGCTTGCTGGCAAAAGACCTCACCGAAGAGAAGATGGACAGTTTCCTCTATCGCGATTTCCAGGCGCGCAACGTGATGCTCGATGCTGACGGCAACCCTCATTTCATCGATTTCCAAGGCGGAAGGAAAGGACCTGTCTATTACGATCTGGCGTCGTTCCTATGGCAAGCGTCGGCGAGATATTCCCCCAAGTTGCGTCAAGAACTGGTCAAGGAGTATTACGAGGCGCTGAAAAACTATACCGAAGTGCCGTCAATACGCCATTTCACTCACCGACTGAACCTGTTTGTCCTGTTCCGCACCCTGCAGGTGCTCGGTGCTTACGGCTTCCGCGGATATTTTGAGCGCAAGAAACATTTCATCGACAGCATTCCTCCGGCAATAGAAAATCTGCGTGAGTTGCTTGCAATGAATGTTCAGGGAGACGAAAACGATGAAGAGTCAGCCCCGATGGCTTTCCCTTACCCATACTTGATGGACTTGTTGCAACGGCTGACAGAGCTTCCGCAATTTGCGCCTACACAGGAAACGAAGAAACAGCGTTCGGATGGTTACAAGACAACAGACAGCACCGTGTATGATGCGAATCCGAAAGACGGTCCTGCAACGTTCTCGAAATATGACGGTAAGGGACCGCTCGTCGTGCGCATATTCAGCTTTTCTTTCCATAAAGGAATACCGGAAGATGAGAGCGGCAATGGTGGAGGCTACGTGTTCGACTGCCGTTCCACGCACAACCCTGGTCGTTACGAGCCATACAAGCAGATTACAGGACTCGACGAGCCCGTCATTCGCTTCCTGGAAGACGACGGGGAGATTCTCACCTTCCTCGAGAGCGTCTATCAACTTGCCGACCACCATGTGGAACGATACATGCAGCGCGGTTTCACTTCGCTGATGTTCTCCTTCGGTTGTACGGGCGGTCAGCACCGTTCCGTCTATTGCGCACAGCATCTGGCGGAACACATTCATGAGAAGTATGGCATTGAGGTGCGCGTGTGCCACCGCGAACAAGGCATCACGCAAGTATTGAAATAGGAAATGGATAAGAATAAAAGAAAGCAGGCAACCAAACGGCTGCCTGCTTTTCTTATTGATAGCTTTAAGAAGTAGGGCAAGGAGTTGGAACGCAACTAATTATGCCACTTTGAGAGCGACTGGAGCGGTTTCTTTGGCAACTGTTTCCAACTCTCAGTAGGGGTGTATTCGACGTCTTTCATTACACTATACTTCTGCGTCTGTTGCTTATGGGTGAGATAGTTCGTGCTCACCTTCTCGGCAATACCCGTATTTCTCGCCATCGTCTCATGCTCCTCGCCGATGAGGAAGAAATCGCCCTGCTGGAATCGGAACATGTAGGTGTCGTTGTAGTTGTTCCAACTGCCGCTGCTGAAGAAGGTGCTTTGGTCCAAGCGCAGCACACCCCTGGCGGTGACGGAAAGCATGTAGTCTATTATCTCGTTATCATTGTCGATAGCCGACAAAGCATCGTACACGCGCCAACGGACATAGCGGTCGCCGCCTTTTCCCCAATAGACGGCAAGCTTGGGAGCCATGTTCCGGCGAGGCGGAAGCGCTATCAACACCATATCCTTGATGCCGTCTTTGTTCAGGTCGCCGTAGGCATGGCTACTCGTCCATCCTTCAGGCAGCACATCCTCTGCCGATGCACCTTCAGGTTTCAGGGTTTGCGCCTCAGTTATGGAAGGCAGCAAGGTTAGCAACAATAGAAAAACTTTCTTCATCATCATTCTGAGTTTGTTTATAAAGGAAATGGTTGAGTAAATCTGTCGGTTACAAAGATAGAAAAAATCCTAAAAACAGCAAGCAGATGGTAAAAATATTTATGATTGTTTCTCGGTCATGTATTTCCAATATCTTCGGGGCATGTCGCTGAGTTGTTTGCGGGGATTCATGCGTTCCTTGATGCAGATGGCTTTGAAGTAGGTCTGCCAGAGGTTTTGGAACAAGCGGTCGTTCTCGCTTAGGATTCCCTCGCTCATTTTTCCATCTTCAAGCGAGAAGGGCAGGGTGTTTTCGTCTTCAAAGGTGATGCGTGTCAGCGCCTCGTCTCCAGTCTCCGAGGGTGAGTAATAGTAGCCGTATTTGTGCTTGGCGTCATAGATGAGCCACGCCTGGTCGCCAAAGCGGTCGCGGAAGTGGTCGATGATGAGTGGCAACACGTTGTTGTCGGGCGAGACGACACCGAGGTAGGTTCCGTCTTTTGCTTTTTGGAATCGGATGAATTGTTTCATTCTCAGCTGTTCGTGCATCACTCGCCGTGCCGTGTTCGTCACGTGGAGCACGTCGGCATCGGAGAAGTTGCGCTCAACGGATTTCCCCGTTTTGAACACCTTATATATATAATGTAGGAGCGGTGTGCTCAGTTCCTTTTCCTCTGAGAGCCAGCTGACCATAATGAGCCGCATGGCTTCTTTCGTGAGCAGCTTTTCGAGTCCTTTCCATACCCTTGACGCTTTCTCTTCGGTGGTTGTGACGTGCCAAGTCTCGTCACAGAAGAGCGGCAGTTGCTCGCCTTCACCCATCAGCATGTCGGGCTCTTGATGCCGGAAGAAGGCATCGAAGACGGCAGAGAGCACACCGTCAAATGTCTGGTCGAAAGTATAGACGAGCACGTTTTTTTCTTTGTTTAGAAGTCGAGTGTGAGTTGTCGTTCTGCGGCGGCTCTTTTCTGTTGAGCCTTGCTAATGAGCAGTGGGCGCAGGCGTTCGGGGCGAAGTTCGTTGATGCCGATGATGGGTTGCGAGTAGGTGGCAGTCAGTTCGCCGCAGGTGATGAAGTATTTCGCCTTTTTCATGACTACACCCATTTTCTTCAGGTGATATGAGGTGATGCGGTTGAAGCGTCGCGAGTTGACAATGAGCCATGCCGACTTCGTCCCTATGCCCGGCACGCGTAGAATCATCTCGTAGTCGGCGCTGTTGATGTCTATGGGAAACACCTCCGGGTGGCGTAGTGCCCATGCCAGTTTCGGATCGATGTCAAGGTCGAGGTGTGTGTGTTTGTCGTCCACGATTTCATCCACTCTGAAGTGATAGAAGCGCATCAGCCAGTCGGCTTGGTAGAGTCGGTTTTCGCGCACCAACGGCGGTTGTTTCAGCACAGGCAGCCGTTTGTCGTACGTGTTCACGCTGATGTAGCCGGAATAATACACACGCCGCATGGACGGTTGTCCGTAGAGAGCCGACGACATCTTGAGTATGTCGCGGTCGGTTTCCTTTGTGGCGCCGACAATCATCTGTGTGGATTGTCCTGCCGGCACGAATCGCGGGGTGTGTCGGTAGCGTCGTCGGTCTTCCTTGTTCTCCAATACGCCTTGTTGTATGAGTTGCATCGGTCGGAACACGCTTTGATGGTCTTTCTCCGGTGCGAGCTGTTTGAGCGAATCTTCCTTTGCTATCTCGATGTTCACGCTCATGCGGTCGGCGTATCGTCCCGCTTCGGTCAGCAATTCGCGGCTTGCCCCGGGAATGGTTTTCAGGTGAATATACCCGTTGAAGCGGTGTATGGTCCGCAGGTCGCGTACGATGGCTGTCAGCCGTTCCATCGTATAGTCGGGGTTGCGCACCACTCCGCTCGAGAGAAAGAGCCCTTCGATATAGTTCCGGCGATAAAACTCCATCGTGATTTCTTCCAGTTCGCTGACGGAGAGGGTTGCCCTTTGGATGTCGTTCGAGCGGCGGTTGATGCAATAGGCACAGTCATACATGCAATGGTTCGTGAGCATCACCTTCAGCAATGAGATGCACCGCCCGTCGTCGGCAAACGAGTGGCAAATGCCCACGCCGCCGACAGTATTGCCCACCATGCCTTTCTTTCCTCCTCGCACAGTTCCGCTCGACGAGCACGAAACGTCGTACTTTGCCGATTCTGTCAGTATTCGTAGCTTTTCTATGGTCTTTTCCGTCAGCATAGGTCTGACAAAGGTACGTTTTTTTTAGAAGAAAAGCGATGAAAAAGAAAAACTTTTCACGCAAAAAGTTGTATCTTTGCACCGCCCTTAGAGATTCGGACAATCCCCGCCAAGCGAGGGGATGCGTAAGGAAAAAAAGGGGGGGTACATGATTATGAACTGGATATTGTTAGTCGTTGCAGGACTTTGCGAGGTGGGATTCACCTATTGCCTTGGTCGGGCAAAGTCGGTTACTGGCATTGAGTGGTGGGCATGGATGGGAGGATTCCTCGTTTTCACGTTCATCAGCATGGGATTGTTGGCAAAAGTGACGCATTCCCTGCCGCTCGGAACGGCTTATCCTGTGTGGACAGGCATCGGAGCTGTGGGAACGGTGCTCATCGGAATTTTCATCTTCCATGAACCGGCAACCTTTTGGCGACTCTTTTTCATCACGATGCTCATCGTCTCCATCATCGGATTGAAGATGATATCATCATAGCGAACAAGCAAAAAAGTGAACGAAAGGCGTATGAGCAAGCAAGCCATGATATTTGCAGCAGGATTGGGGACACGTCTCAAACCACTGACCGACACGATGCCAAAAGCATTGGTGAGGGTAGGGGGAGAGCCGCTGCTCAGACACGTCGTCCTCCGCCTGAAAGACGCAGGATATACGCATATTGTCGTCAACGTTCACCACTTCGCTCAGCAAATCATCGACTATCTGGTAGCCAACGACCATTTCGGCATCGACATACGTATCTCCGATGAGCGTGAGGCGCTCTTGGAAACAGGCGGAGGTATCAAGAAAGCCATTCCCTTGTTCGACGACGAAACTCCGTTGCTCATCCATAATGTCGATATTCTCGACAACGTCGATTACGAGTGGTTCTACCGGCAGCACCTCGACAGCGAAGATGCCGTGTTGCTCGTGAGCCGGCGGAAGACCAAGCGCTATCTCCTTTTCGACCATGCCATGCGGCTGATGGGATGGATGAATGTGGAGACGGGGGAAGTGAAGAGTCCGTTCCCATGGCTGCGCAATGCCAAGGTTACTATAGATGACAGTTACAGAGCGATTGTCAGCGAACAGCGTCCACCGTTTGAAACCTCCTCCACAGAGGGCGGATTGGAGGAGGCTCTCTATGCCTTTGCTTTCTCAGGTATCCATTCCTTCTCGCCCCGCTTGTTCCCCTTGATGGAACGCTTCCCCGAGCGTTTCCCCATTATGGACTTCTATCTGCAGACCTGCCATCGTACCCGCATCTATGGCTGTATCAAAGATGACCTCCACATCCTCGACGTAGGCAAACTCGACTCACTCGACGCTGCTGAAACGTTCCTCCAGGAGCACGTCTGACTATGCTTCTTAAAATGTAAATACTATGTTTGTGCGACGCAAATGATATGTTTGCGTGGTGTAGATGTGGCGTTTTTGCGATACGTTTCTTGCACGGATGATTTTTTTTTGCTAATTTTGTAGCACAAAAGAATGCCATGATATCAAAATGTCATAATGTCGTAATAACGAAATAACGTAATACACCATTATAAAAAATGAAGCCATGACTCAGAAAATTATCATTCTCGACTTCGGTTCGCAAACCACCCAGCTGATTGGTCGCCGTGTGCGTGAACTGGATACGTTTTGTGAAATTCTCCCGTACAATAAGTTTCCCGTAGGCGATGAATCAGTCATCGGAGTGATTCTCAGCGGCTCGCCATATTCCGTTCACGACCCCGAGGCATTTCAGGTTGACCTCAGCCAATTTGTAGGAAAAATACCCGTGCTGGGCATCTGCTATGGGGCGCAATTCATCTCCCACACAAATGGTGGAAGAGTGGAGAAGACCGATACGCGTGAGTATGGTCGTGCGCATCTGCAAACGGTTGATACTCAGAATGCTCTCTTTAAAGGATTCGAGCAAAACTCACAGGTGTGGATGAGTCATGGCGACTCTATCACCGCCATCCCCGAAGGCTTCAAATGTATCGCTTCGACGGCAGATGTGAAGTATGCAGCCTATTGGGCTCCCTCTCCACTTGGCATGGGCGGGAGTGAGGCTTCCGTCTGGGCAGTTCAGTTTCATCCGGAGGTGTTCCATTCCGTTCAGGGTTCGTTGCTGTTGAATAACTTTGTGGTTGACATCTGCGGCTCTCGACAGGATTGGAGCGCAGCCTCATTCATCGATACGACGGTGGCAGAGCTGAAAGAGCAGATTGGCAGCGACCGTGTCATTCTCGGTCTTTCCGGCGGTGTTGACTCGAGTGTTGCCGGCGTTTTGCTCAACAAGGCAATCGGTAAGAACCTCACTTGTATTTTCGTTGACCACGGCATGTTGCGCAAGAATGAGTTCGCGCAGGTGATGGAAGACTATAAAGGCTTGGGATTGAACGTCATTGGAGTAGATGCCAGTGAGAAGTTTTTCGCTGATTTGAAAGGCGTGACCGACCCCGAACAGAAGCGGAAAATCATAGGTCGCGACTTCGTTGAGGTGTTCAATTCGGAGGCGAAGAAGATAACCGATGCCCGCTGGCTGGCACAGGGCACTATCTATCCCGACTGCATCGAGTCGCTCAACATCACGGGCAAGGTCATCAAGAGCCATCACAACGTGGGCGGACTCCCCGAAGAGATGCACTTGCAGTTGTGCGAGCCATTGAAGTGGCTGTTCAAAGACGAGGTGCGCCGTGTCGGTCGGCAACTCGGAATGCCCGAACATCTCATCACCCGGCATCCGTTCCCGGGACCGGGACTGGCGGTGCGCATACTTGGCGACATCACTCCCGAGAAGGTGCGCATCCTGCAAGATGCCGACGATATCTACATCCGCGGCTTGCGCGAATATAAAGAGAAACTCACGGGAGAAGCTGCGCGCCGAGTGTTGGCTGCGGGTGTTCCCGCACAGATGCAGGATGGCGAGATAGAAGTTTCCCTTTACGACCAGATTTGGCAGGCAGGAGCCGTGTTGCTCTCTACCGTCCGCAGCGTCGGTGTGATGGGCGACGAGCGTACCTATGAGCATCCTGTAGCCCTGCGCGCCGTGACCAGTACCGATGCGATGACAGCCGACTGGGCGCATCTGCCTTACGACTTCATGGCGAAAGTGTCTAATGAGATCATCAACAAGGTGCATGGTGTCAACCGCGTCTGCTACGACATCTCCTCCAAACCGCCTTCGACTATAGAGTGGGAGTAGGAGTGGAGAATAAGAAAAAAGAAAAGGCATATTACAGTCCCTTTCATCTTTTTTTCTTATTTTTGCAAACCAAAATACAAATGGAATTGATTTATGCCAGAGAAAACAAATAACACGAAACCGCGTGCACGCAAGACGCAGGAGATAGACATGTCGTATGGTCATCTGCAACCGCAGGCGACGGATATCGAGCGAGTGGTGCTCGGTGCTTTGATGATTGATGAGGACGCCTTTTCGGTGGTGAGCGAACGTTTGCACCCCGAGACATTTTATGAGCCGCGCCACCAGAAGATATACCATGCCATACAAGCGCTGAGTATCGAAGAGCGTCCGGTGGATATCATGACCGTGACCGAACAGCTGAAGCGTGAAAACGAGTTGGAAAATGTGGGCGGTCCCGGATATATCGTCGAGCTGAGTTCGCAGGTGGTATCTTCCGCCCATATAGAATACCATGCCCAGATTCTTGCGCAAAAGCATCTTGCGCGACAGTTGATAACGTATGCCAGCAAACTGAGTACGTCTGCGTTCGACGAGACGGTGAACGTAGATGAACTGATGCAGGAGGCAGAGGCGCAATTATTTGAACTGTCGCAGAAGAATATGCGCTCCGACTATATGCATATCGACCCCGTACTGAAATTGGCTACCGAGGCGATTCAGAGTGCGGCGAGCCGGCAGGAGAATGGATTGACGGGAATCCCCAGCGGCATGGACGACCTGGACAAGATTACGGCAGGATGGCAGCCGAGCGACTTGATTATCATAGCCGGACGTCCTGCAATGGGAAAGACATCGTTCGCCCTTTCCATCGCGAAGAATATTGCCGTTGACCACCAGATTCCAATCGCTTTCTTCTCGCTTGAAATGACTAACGTGCAGTTGGCTAACCGCTTGATATCGAATGTCTGCGAAATCTCAGGTACAAAAATCCTTAGCGGACAGCTTGACAAGGAGGAGTGGATGCGCTTCGACAAGATGATCAGCAGGTTGTATGGAACACCTCTTTATGTGGACGATTCGTCCAACTTGTCGATTTTCGAGTTGCGTACAAAGGCACGGCGACTGGTGCGCGAGAAAGGCGTAAAAATCATCATGATAGACTATCTGCAGCTGATGAATGCCAGCGGAATACGCTTTGGAAGCCGTCAGGAAGAGGTCTCGACCATCAGCCGTTCACTCAAAGGACTTGCCAAGGAACTGAATGTGCCGATTATAGCCCTTTCACAGCTGAACCGTAGTGTGGACACACGCGATAATTCGGTGGAAGGAGTTGACGGCAAGCGTCCGCAACTG from the Prevotella sp. Rep29 genome contains:
- the dnaB gene encoding replicative DNA helicase, whose amino-acid sequence is MPEKTNNTKPRARKTQEIDMSYGHLQPQATDIERVVLGALMIDEDAFSVVSERLHPETFYEPRHQKIYHAIQALSIEERPVDIMTVTEQLKRENELENVGGPGYIVELSSQVVSSAHIEYHAQILAQKHLARQLITYASKLSTSAFDETVNVDELMQEAEAQLFELSQKNMRSDYMHIDPVLKLATEAIQSAASRQENGLTGIPSGMDDLDKITAGWQPSDLIIIAGRPAMGKTSFALSIAKNIAVDHQIPIAFFSLEMTNVQLANRLISNVCEISGTKILSGQLDKEEWMRFDKMISRLYGTPLYVDDSSNLSIFELRTKARRLVREKGVKIIMIDYLQLMNASGIRFGSRQEEVSTISRSLKGLAKELNVPIIALSQLNRSVDTRDNSVEGVDGKRPQLSDLRESGAIEQDADMVIFVHRPEYYKIYEDNKNGNLRGKAFAIIAKHRKGATGDVLLAFRQEYTRFENNRNTSTSYAAPPAGGYIDSKMNGPEGDPFGGGDMERPAFLEG
- the guaA gene encoding glutamine-hydrolyzing GMP synthase, whose product is MTQKIIILDFGSQTTQLIGRRVRELDTFCEILPYNKFPVGDESVIGVILSGSPYSVHDPEAFQVDLSQFVGKIPVLGICYGAQFISHTNGGRVEKTDTREYGRAHLQTVDTQNALFKGFEQNSQVWMSHGDSITAIPEGFKCIASTADVKYAAYWAPSPLGMGGSEASVWAVQFHPEVFHSVQGSLLLNNFVVDICGSRQDWSAASFIDTTVAELKEQIGSDRVILGLSGGVDSSVAGVLLNKAIGKNLTCIFVDHGMLRKNEFAQVMEDYKGLGLNVIGVDASEKFFADLKGVTDPEQKRKIIGRDFVEVFNSEAKKITDARWLAQGTIYPDCIESLNITGKVIKSHHNVGGLPEEMHLQLCEPLKWLFKDEVRRVGRQLGMPEHLITRHPFPGPGLAVRILGDITPEKVRILQDADDIYIRGLREYKEKLTGEAARRVLAAGVPAQMQDGEIEVSLYDQIWQAGAVLLSTVRSVGVMGDERTYEHPVALRAVTSTDAMTADWAHLPYDFMAKVSNEIINKVHGVNRVCYDISSKPPSTIEWE